A section of the Myxococcus virescens genome encodes:
- a CDS encoding bifunctional alpha,alpha-trehalose-phosphate synthase (UDP-forming)/trehalose-phosphatase, whose amino-acid sequence MSRLLLVSNRLPVTVKVEKDTVSVVRSAGGLATGLRRPHERSGGLWIGWPGDVSRLSESQRARVDAQLAELRCVPLTLSASEVSRYYEGYSNRVLWPLCHYMLERIPRQDRDWEVYRKVNERFADLVAKHYEPGDTIWVHDYQLMLVPGMLRQRLPGARIGYFHHIPFPSSEIFSTLPRRRELLKGLLGADLIGFHTVSYVRHFSGALLRHLGLDTDIDRIIWEGRDVRVGAFPMGIDAQAFESIASEPGMQEEVANLRRSSEGQRILLGIDRLDYTKGIPRRLLAVQRVLERTPAWRGRLRFIQVTVPSRTQVEAYANYRELVNELVGRINGLYGTVHNVPVHYLYRSFNERQLVGLYRGADVMLVTPVRDGMNLVAKEFCASRPDDDGVLVLSEFAGAAAELGGALIVNPYDVDALADAIEKALGMAEEERRTRMHTLRKQVKSRDVHWWTSSFLDRLQSLPAVAVRAEAGAPEALAQMKQAERLQLLLDYDGTLVGYAPRPELAAPDAALKALLAKLVARPGTSVSIVSGRPKETLEEWLGDLAMGLYAEHGLWSRPAPGEAWRMLEGVTFDWKERVRPELETFSARVPGSFVEEKTASLAWHYRLVDAEFGAIQSRELRLYLAEKFAGQSMDILPGDKVVEIRPHGVHKGRVVGEATKDAAPGALVVAIGDDRTDEDLFASIPPGGLTIHAGNKPTCAAFRVKGPDEVRALLAGLLEP is encoded by the coding sequence ATGTCCCGACTCCTACTCGTCTCGAACCGGCTTCCTGTCACCGTCAAGGTGGAGAAGGACACTGTCTCCGTGGTCCGCAGCGCGGGAGGCCTGGCCACCGGCCTTCGCCGTCCGCACGAACGCTCGGGGGGGCTGTGGATTGGCTGGCCCGGGGATGTCTCCCGCCTGTCGGAAAGTCAACGCGCCCGCGTGGACGCCCAGCTCGCGGAGCTGCGCTGCGTGCCGCTGACGCTGTCCGCCAGCGAGGTGAGCCGCTACTACGAAGGCTATTCCAACCGCGTCCTGTGGCCGCTGTGCCACTACATGCTGGAGCGCATTCCGCGCCAGGACCGCGATTGGGAGGTGTACCGCAAGGTCAACGAGCGCTTCGCGGACCTGGTGGCGAAGCACTACGAGCCCGGGGACACCATCTGGGTCCACGACTATCAGCTCATGCTGGTGCCCGGCATGTTGCGCCAGCGGCTGCCCGGCGCGCGCATCGGCTACTTCCACCACATCCCGTTTCCGTCGTCGGAAATCTTCAGCACGCTGCCGCGCCGGCGTGAGCTGCTGAAGGGGCTGCTGGGCGCGGACCTCATCGGCTTCCACACGGTGAGCTACGTGCGGCACTTCTCCGGAGCGCTGCTGCGGCACCTCGGGCTGGACACGGACATCGACCGCATCATCTGGGAGGGCCGCGACGTGCGCGTGGGCGCCTTCCCCATGGGCATCGACGCGCAGGCCTTCGAATCGATTGCGAGCGAGCCCGGCATGCAGGAGGAGGTGGCGAACCTGCGCCGGTCCTCCGAAGGACAGCGCATCCTGCTGGGCATCGACCGGCTGGACTACACCAAGGGCATACCGCGGCGCCTCCTGGCGGTGCAGCGCGTGTTGGAGCGCACGCCCGCGTGGCGTGGCCGCCTGCGGTTCATCCAGGTGACAGTGCCCAGCCGGACCCAGGTGGAGGCGTATGCCAACTACCGCGAGCTGGTGAACGAGCTGGTGGGGCGCATCAATGGGCTCTACGGCACGGTACACAACGTGCCCGTGCACTACCTCTACCGCTCATTCAACGAACGGCAGCTCGTGGGGTTGTACCGGGGCGCGGATGTGATGCTCGTCACGCCGGTGCGGGACGGGATGAACCTGGTGGCGAAGGAGTTCTGCGCGTCGCGTCCGGACGACGACGGCGTGCTGGTGCTCAGCGAGTTCGCGGGCGCCGCAGCGGAGCTGGGGGGCGCGCTCATCGTCAACCCCTACGACGTGGACGCCTTGGCGGACGCCATCGAGAAGGCGCTGGGGATGGCGGAGGAGGAGCGCCGCACGCGCATGCACACGCTGCGCAAGCAGGTGAAGTCACGGGACGTGCATTGGTGGACGTCCTCCTTCCTCGACCGGCTCCAGTCGCTGCCCGCGGTGGCCGTGCGCGCCGAGGCGGGCGCGCCCGAGGCGCTGGCGCAGATGAAGCAGGCGGAGCGGCTGCAACTGCTCCTGGACTACGACGGGACGCTGGTGGGCTACGCGCCCCGGCCGGAGCTGGCCGCGCCGGATGCGGCGCTGAAGGCGCTGCTGGCGAAGCTGGTGGCCCGGCCCGGCACCTCGGTGAGCATCGTCAGCGGCCGGCCCAAGGAGACGCTGGAGGAATGGTTGGGCGACCTGGCCATGGGCCTGTATGCCGAGCACGGCCTGTGGTCCCGCCCGGCGCCGGGGGAGGCGTGGCGGATGCTGGAGGGCGTGACGTTCGACTGGAAGGAGCGCGTGCGCCCCGAACTGGAGACCTTCTCCGCGCGCGTGCCGGGCTCCTTCGTGGAGGAGAAGACAGCGTCGCTGGCGTGGCACTACCGCCTGGTGGACGCGGAGTTCGGCGCCATCCAGTCCCGCGAGCTGCGGCTGTACCTGGCGGAGAAGTTCGCCGGGCAGTCCATGGACATCCTCCCCGGGGACAAGGTGGTGGAGATTCGTCCGCACGGCGTGCACAAGGGCCGCGTGGTGGGCGAGGCCACGAAGGACGCGGCGCCCGGCGCCCTCGTGGTGGCCATCGGCGATGACCGCACGGACGAGGACCTCTTCGCATCCATTCCGCCCGGCGGGCTCACCATCCACGCGGGCAACAAGCCCACGTGCGCGGCGTTCCGGGTGAAGGGCCCGGACGAGGTCCGCGCGCTGCTGGCGGGTCTGCTGGAGCCGTAA
- a CDS encoding sensor histidine kinase translates to MNRPMHAAAPTEARTHGDRVGLEYAADLPLPPPRFRRRLLAVMLLAGWVPLVLLGVLAQAALERVLSVSIAPVEGVLEEVASELARRELPQDSLNEARLNLAQAELARRALVRRVPAFITALVLISGAALTVASVLLGRALTRPVRTLTEGMWAYARGDLSVRLAAPEPPRDELQFLLGQFNRMGQELLSQRERLKSAEQIAAWQDVARALAHELKNPLTAMKLSLARLNRTDASTPHDTTRITEAVALLQEEVDLLMRMTQSFSTFARLPAPRFQDVPLRPLLAEVCTLYAGTSPVPVELRPGAEATLRADPDGLRRLFGNLVKNATEASSASAAPVHVTLESTQPGTVSVTVADGGSGVPTVLEGPALTRGLFSTKPGGSGLGLPISQKIVHEHGGSLRLEPAPGGGTLARVELPLTPPPSP, encoded by the coding sequence ATGAACCGTCCCATGCACGCCGCCGCGCCCACAGAGGCCCGCACGCACGGAGACAGGGTGGGCCTTGAATACGCCGCGGACCTTCCGCTGCCCCCTCCGCGCTTCCGGCGCCGGCTGCTGGCGGTGATGCTGCTCGCCGGCTGGGTGCCGCTGGTGCTGCTCGGCGTGCTGGCACAGGCCGCGCTGGAGCGGGTCCTGTCGGTGTCCATCGCCCCGGTGGAGGGCGTGCTGGAGGAGGTCGCCTCGGAGCTGGCGCGACGGGAGCTGCCGCAAGACTCGCTCAACGAGGCGCGGCTCAACCTCGCGCAGGCGGAGCTGGCGCGACGAGCCCTGGTGCGCCGCGTGCCCGCCTTCATCACCGCGCTGGTCCTCATTTCGGGGGCGGCGCTGACGGTGGCCTCGGTGCTGCTCGGGCGAGCCCTCACGCGTCCGGTGCGCACCCTCACGGAAGGCATGTGGGCCTATGCGCGCGGCGACCTCTCCGTGCGGCTCGCCGCCCCCGAGCCTCCCCGCGACGAGCTGCAGTTCCTCCTGGGCCAGTTCAACCGCATGGGCCAGGAGCTGCTGTCGCAGCGCGAGCGGCTCAAGTCCGCGGAACAGATTGCCGCCTGGCAGGACGTGGCCCGCGCGCTCGCGCACGAGCTGAAGAACCCCCTCACCGCAATGAAGTTGTCGCTCGCGCGTCTGAACCGGACGGATGCGTCCACGCCCCACGACACCACCCGCATCACCGAGGCCGTGGCCCTCCTCCAGGAGGAGGTGGACCTGTTGATGCGGATGACCCAGAGCTTCTCCACCTTCGCGCGCCTGCCCGCGCCGCGCTTCCAGGACGTGCCCCTGCGCCCGCTGCTGGCCGAGGTGTGCACCCTGTACGCGGGCACGTCCCCCGTGCCCGTGGAGCTTCGCCCTGGCGCGGAGGCCACGCTGCGCGCGGACCCGGATGGCCTGCGTCGCCTCTTCGGCAACCTGGTGAAGAACGCCACCGAGGCCTCTTCCGCCAGCGCCGCGCCCGTCCACGTCACACTGGAGTCGACGCAGCCGGGCACCGTGTCCGTCACCGTGGCGGATGGAGGCAGCGGCGTCCCCACCGTCCTCGAAGGCCCGGCCCTCACGCGAGGCCTCTTCAGCACCAAGCCCGGCGGCAGCGGCCTGGGCCTGCCCATCTCCCAGAAAATCGTCCACGAGCACGGCGGCAGCCTGCGCCTGGAGCCCGCGCCCGGAGGCGGTACGCTCGCGCGCGTGGAACTGCCCCTCACCCCGCCACCGTCCCCATGA
- a CDS encoding sigma-54-dependent transcriptional regulator — MKPGPRILIVDDDSGVLRALRGLLSDEGFTPVEARSAAEASQLLDAPEGPPAMMLLDLRMPGETGLELLARLPRPFPAPVVVLSGEASPAEAVQALRLGATDFVEKPPSPERLLTAVRNALALGSLQEERERLLDALARPGHLVGDSPGMVSLRQLIARVGPSDTAILITGETGTGKERVARALHLASGRKGRLVAVNCAAIPSTLLESELFGHEKGAFSGALSRRAGRIEQAHGGTLFLDELGDMPLELQAKLLRVLETKEVERLGGSLPVPVDARVVAATHQDLARAVKEGRFRQDLYFRLNVMPLQVPPLRERPEDLLPLARAFAAEFAGPQVPLVLAPGAETSLRAYAWPGNVRELRNLIERLNLLRGEGPLTLGPELVSAPQATAAASRPSLGQKNYREHVEDFERELIRAALQEGESIAGAARLLQVDRGNLYRRIKALGLPVT; from the coding sequence ATGAAGCCCGGTCCTCGCATCCTCATCGTCGATGACGACTCTGGCGTCCTCAGGGCCCTGCGCGGCCTCCTGAGCGATGAGGGCTTCACGCCCGTGGAGGCCCGCTCCGCGGCGGAGGCCTCCCAGCTGCTCGACGCGCCCGAAGGTCCCCCGGCGATGATGCTGCTCGACCTGCGCATGCCGGGCGAGACGGGCCTGGAGCTGCTCGCGCGCCTGCCCCGGCCCTTCCCCGCGCCCGTGGTGGTGCTGTCCGGAGAGGCGTCGCCCGCTGAGGCCGTGCAGGCGCTGCGGCTGGGCGCGACGGACTTCGTGGAGAAGCCACCCTCCCCCGAGCGGCTGCTCACCGCCGTGCGAAACGCACTGGCGCTGGGCTCGCTCCAGGAAGAGCGCGAGCGGCTGCTGGACGCGCTGGCCCGCCCCGGCCACCTGGTGGGTGACAGCCCTGGCATGGTGTCACTGCGCCAGCTCATCGCGCGCGTGGGCCCCAGCGACACCGCCATCCTCATCACCGGCGAGACGGGCACGGGCAAGGAACGCGTGGCGCGGGCGCTGCACCTCGCCTCAGGACGCAAGGGCCGGCTCGTCGCCGTCAACTGCGCGGCCATTCCCTCCACCCTGCTGGAGAGCGAGCTGTTCGGCCACGAGAAGGGCGCGTTCTCCGGTGCGCTGTCGCGGCGCGCGGGCCGCATCGAACAGGCGCACGGCGGCACGCTGTTCCTCGACGAACTGGGCGACATGCCACTGGAGCTCCAGGCCAAGCTGCTGCGCGTCCTGGAGACGAAGGAAGTGGAGCGGCTGGGCGGCAGCCTGCCCGTCCCGGTGGATGCGCGCGTCGTCGCGGCCACGCACCAGGACCTCGCCCGCGCGGTGAAGGAGGGCCGCTTCCGGCAGGACCTCTACTTCCGCCTCAACGTGATGCCCCTTCAGGTGCCGCCCCTGCGCGAGCGGCCGGAGGACTTGCTCCCCCTGGCCCGCGCCTTCGCGGCGGAGTTCGCGGGGCCGCAGGTGCCACTGGTGCTCGCGCCCGGCGCGGAGACCTCGCTGCGCGCCTATGCGTGGCCGGGCAACGTGCGTGAGCTGCGCAACCTCATCGAGCGCCTCAACCTGCTCCGGGGTGAGGGCCCGCTCACCCTGGGCCCGGAGCTCGTCTCCGCGCCCCAGGCCACCGCCGCGGCCAGCCGCCCCTCCCTGGGACAGAAGAACTACCGAGAGCACGTGGAGGACTTCGAGCGCGAGCTCATCCGCGCGGCGCTCCAGGAAGGCGAAAGCATCGCCGGGGCCGCGCGGCTGTTGCAGGTCGACCGGGGCAACCTCTACCGGCGCATCAAGGCGCTCGGACTCCCTGTCACCTGA